One window of Mediterraneibacter gnavus ATCC 29149 genomic DNA carries:
- a CDS encoding ABC transporter permease: MYWKLAIQNIRRSLRDYIIYFVTLTLTAALMYSFLALGFSSDVLAMAENMSMLTTGILLMSALVAFMSSFVIGYAIRFMLGRRKKEFATYELIGMESKTVRNLFLAENSIIGTGAFLLGSLVGTGLSGLLNQVVKNIFEVPHTYQVSFSLQAWAVTFLFFALMYGFGMLRAAKIIRHQKVIDLLYDNRKNEEYRFKSFRHSLLVVLLSIAAMVAGVILLGRMLQTQTNEAFLYLGGACLLILVGVYELHRQIPLLLHRFAKQNLRHKYKEENLFFLGQIGRRIHSAGRTMAVVAILLTISLATMFVGLTMGAGYKANMKAYYPYDAGVAIDAPLEKSNMDSIVSFTEEHCGVEDSVSYYLYAVPEKPIEALSLSDYNHLREILGLSPVVMGNNEFLVHCDTWNYMDGIRQGLKQQPEITLNGRTLTIAETPILTEPMEQYQMAGTKGYVLVLPDEATSQLVGEKIRLAMKLEDGGYPELKSDLKQFLNSGKWQPELQSGQQLPEKVTMGVTVKAWGVANSLTGFTAISFCGLYLSIIFIILSCSVLAFEQLSAIDKNQKNYAVIDRLGVPGHRQASLIRRELSTVFLIPLLFPLLLTILLIAGAQFFFGEAILQQGLVPLYGLVTILLFCAIYLTYFGATMFLFKRVILRPEMR, encoded by the coding sequence ATGTACTGGAAGTTAGCAATTCAAAATATTCGCAGAAGCCTGCGGGATTATATCATTTACTTTGTGACGCTTACCTTGACTGCGGCATTGATGTACTCATTTTTGGCATTGGGCTTTTCATCAGATGTTCTTGCTATGGCAGAAAATATGTCGATGCTGACTACTGGAATTCTGCTTATGTCAGCTCTGGTTGCTTTTATGTCCTCGTTTGTGATCGGTTATGCGATCCGCTTTATGCTGGGACGACGGAAAAAGGAGTTTGCAACCTACGAATTGATTGGCATGGAATCAAAGACAGTACGGAATTTGTTCCTTGCTGAAAACAGTATCATCGGCACTGGGGCCTTTCTGCTTGGTTCTTTGGTTGGCACAGGGCTTTCCGGTTTGCTGAATCAGGTGGTAAAAAATATCTTTGAGGTGCCGCATACCTATCAGGTTTCCTTTTCTCTCCAGGCATGGGCAGTAACATTTTTGTTTTTTGCCTTGATGTATGGTTTTGGGATGCTCCGAGCAGCAAAGATTATCCGGCATCAGAAAGTAATCGATCTGCTGTATGATAACCGCAAGAATGAAGAATACCGTTTCAAATCATTCCGCCATAGTCTTTTGGTAGTATTGCTCTCAATCGCTGCAATGGTTGCAGGCGTGATTTTGCTTGGGCGGATGCTTCAGACACAAACCAATGAAGCATTTTTGTACCTTGGCGGAGCCTGCCTGCTCATTCTGGTGGGTGTTTACGAGCTGCATCGCCAGATTCCGCTTTTGCTGCACCGATTTGCAAAACAAAATCTGCGCCATAAGTACAAAGAAGAAAATCTGTTCTTCCTGGGGCAGATTGGGCGGCGCATCCATTCTGCTGGCCGGACAATGGCTGTGGTGGCGATTCTTTTAACCATATCCCTGGCAACCATGTTTGTGGGGCTTACAATGGGAGCAGGCTACAAAGCCAACATGAAAGCCTATTATCCCTATGATGCAGGCGTGGCGATTGATGCACCTTTAGAAAAATCCAACATGGATTCCATCGTTTCCTTTACAGAGGAGCATTGTGGAGTCGAGGATTCTGTGAGCTATTATCTGTATGCGGTTCCTGAAAAACCGATTGAAGCCTTGTCCTTGTCCGACTATAACCATCTGCGTGAAATCCTGGGGCTTTCTCCTGTTGTCATGGGCAACAACGAATTTTTGGTTCATTGTGATACATGGAACTATATGGACGGAATCCGGCAGGGCTTGAAGCAGCAGCCGGAGATCACATTAAATGGTCGAACCTTGACTATTGCAGAGACACCAATCCTGACGGAGCCGATGGAGCAGTATCAAATGGCCGGAACGAAGGGATATGTACTTGTTCTGCCGGATGAAGCAACTTCACAATTAGTCGGAGAAAAAATCCGTCTGGCGATGAAACTGGAAGATGGCGGATACCCGGAATTGAAAAGCGACTTGAAGCAATTCCTGAACAGTGGGAAATGGCAGCCGGAATTGCAGTCCGGTCAACAGCTCCCGGAAAAAGTAACGATGGGTGTTACAGTAAAGGCGTGGGGTGTTGCCAATTCGCTGACTGGATTTACAGCTATTTCGTTCTGCGGATTGTATTTAAGCATTATTTTTATCATCCTATCCTGCTCGGTTCTTGCATTTGAGCAGCTTTCTGCCATAGACAAAAACCAGAAGAATTATGCAGTCATTGACCGTTTGGGTGTACCGGGCCACAGGCAGGCTTCCCTGATTCGCAGGGAACTGTCCACAGTCTTTTTGATCCCACTGCTATTCCCTCTTTTGCTGACGATTTTGCTGATAGCAGGGGCACAGTTCTTTTTCGGAGAGGCAATCTTGCAGCAGGGACTTGTACCTCTTTATGGTCTGGTGACGATTCTGCTATTCTGTGCAATCTACCTGACCTATTTTGGTGCAACAATGTTCTTATTCAAACGGGTTATTCTTCGACCGGAAATGAGATAA
- a CDS encoding RNA polymerase sigma factor: protein MKKVNLRELYPDIYKTDVFIEVSSEVQEVFLTDKRAEAARQRQMYNYKAYYSLDCDNGIEKQVVYQPPTPEMLMEEKQLREQLYSAVMALPEKQAKRIYARFYLGMTVKEIAKTEGVDLSRVYDSIQRGLKWLAKNLKKFD from the coding sequence ATGAAGAAAGTCAATCTTAGGGAGTTGTATCCTGATATATACAAAACGGATGTTTTTATAGAAGTAAGCAGTGAAGTACAAGAAGTATTCCTGACAGATAAGCGAGCAGAAGCTGCACGCCAGCGCCAGATGTATAACTACAAAGCGTACTATTCTCTGGACTGTGATAATGGTATAGAGAAACAGGTAGTGTATCAGCCGCCGACGCCAGAAATGCTCATGGAGGAAAAGCAGCTTCGAGAACAGCTCTATTCTGCGGTGATGGCCTTACCGGAGAAGCAGGCAAAGAGGATTTATGCTCGGTTTTATCTGGGTATGACAGTTAAAGAAATTGCCAAGACAGAAGGCGTTGATCTCAGTAGAGTGTATGACAGCATCCAACGCGGTTTGAAATGGCTGGCTAAAAATTTGAAAAAGTTTGATTAG
- a CDS encoding helix-turn-helix domain-containing protein, with protein sequence MEKLITRKEAAEILGISIATLDAARNNGLISYVQYVQNGCVYFTAAGLQEYIAKCTHRAKPVERSTTYRKPRSGRS encoded by the coding sequence ATGGAAAAGCTCATTACACGAAAAGAAGCTGCTGAAATCTTAGGAATCAGCATCGCAACGCTGGATGCTGCCCGTAACAACGGCTTGATCTCTTATGTGCAGTATGTTCAGAATGGCTGTGTGTATTTTACTGCGGCAGGTCTCCAGGAGTATATCGCAAAATGCACGCACAGAGCAAAACCAGTTGAGAGAAGCACAACTTACCGTAAACCTCGAAGTGGAAGATCGTGA
- a CDS encoding tyrosine-type recombinase/integrase encodes MANRKIILPQYGTVMKRGVLYYRTRIKDANGKLVALYAKTPEELYNKETLALEQIENATFHRKTPTVAEYCEKWLLMQSVHVRATTLTDYTSKVRRHIIAELGDKRMGEVSLDDIQLALVPVSKKSASVYKSVVILYKSIFRAAMESRIIDHNPTIYLTTKGGGVPQEERQALTDEQAERLLDAIRDLPPYVFVMIGLYAGLRREEILALQWDSVYLDTDTPYLTVRRAWHTEHNRPVISDELKTKAAERNIPLPVCLAECLKSAKEASTSEYVVSNRDGDPLSYTQFKRLWQYIVTRTVKERSYYRYEDGKRVKHTVTPVLGEKAAHNGKVVYSLDFEVTPHQLRHTYITNLIHASVDPKTVQYLAGHESSKITMDIYAKVKYNRPDELVRSMSCAFASWDTAQ; translated from the coding sequence TTGGCAAATAGAAAAATAATACTTCCTCAATATGGCACAGTCATGAAAAGAGGTGTCCTATATTATAGGACCAGAATCAAAGATGCGAATGGAAAGCTCGTAGCTCTCTACGCAAAAACACCTGAAGAACTATATAACAAAGAAACGCTTGCATTGGAACAGATTGAGAATGCCACTTTTCATCGGAAAACGCCCACAGTTGCAGAGTATTGTGAAAAGTGGCTGCTGATGCAGTCGGTTCATGTACGAGCTACTACTTTGACGGATTACACCTCAAAGGTCAGGCGGCATATTATAGCGGAATTGGGAGATAAACGGATGGGAGAGGTTAGCCTGGATGATATTCAGCTTGCCCTTGTTCCGGTTTCCAAGAAATCCGCATCGGTTTATAAATCTGTGGTGATCCTTTACAAGTCTATCTTTCGAGCAGCGATGGAAAGCAGGATCATTGACCATAACCCAACGATTTATCTGACAACAAAAGGTGGCGGTGTTCCTCAAGAGGAGCGTCAGGCTTTGACAGATGAACAGGCAGAGCGCCTTTTGGATGCTATCCGAGATTTGCCGCCTTATGTCTTTGTCATGATTGGTTTATATGCAGGGCTGCGCCGGGAAGAAATTCTTGCTCTGCAATGGGATTCAGTATATCTGGATACGGATACTCCATATCTGACGGTAAGGCGGGCATGGCACACAGAACACAACAGACCGGTGATCTCAGATGAATTGAAAACCAAGGCTGCGGAGAGAAATATCCCCCTTCCTGTTTGTTTGGCTGAATGCTTGAAATCAGCAAAGGAAGCCTCGACTTCGGAGTATGTAGTTTCAAACCGGGATGGCGATCCATTGTCCTATACGCAGTTTAAGCGGCTGTGGCAGTATATTGTTACGAGAACGGTCAAGGAACGGAGCTATTACCGGTATGAAGATGGAAAAAGAGTAAAGCATACTGTCACACCTGTCTTGGGAGAAAAGGCTGCTCATAACGGAAAAGTGGTTTACAGTCTGGACTTTGAGGTAACACCCCATCAGCTGCGGCATACTTACATCACCAATCTTATTCATGCGTCGGTAGATCCCAAAACGGTTCAATACCTGGCAGGCCATGAAAGCAGCAAGATTACCATGGACATCTATGCAAAGGTTAAGTATAACAGGCCGGATGAACTGGTCAGATCAATGAGTTGCGCGTTTGCAAGCTGGGACACAGCACAGTAA
- a CDS encoding tyrosine-type recombinase/integrase, whose protein sequence is MAKKKTQIPKYGTITLKGIQYYRTRITDADGKELSLYAATCEELYEKQLEARKQVEEIIFHRQHPTVAEYGEKWLLMQSAKVSASTLRGYTRDMTNYIIKPLGEMYMEEVTADDIRLALVPLSKKSEGLYNKVNMLLKCIFYTAERNQLLEHNPCAGISGKGGKPTKKKEALTDQQVAVLLDTVKGLPPYLFIMLGLYSGLRREEILALQWDCVFLDEDTPYLSVRRAWRTEHNRPVISTVLKTPAAKRDIPIPKCLVECLREAKENSISDYVIADSKGEPLAASQFQRVWQYVVVRSTKPRNYYKYVNGESIKYTVTPTLGMTQKNQPKIKYTLDFDVTPHQLRHTYITNLLYAGVDPKTVQYLAGHENSKTTMDIYAKVKYNKPEELFDVVNQAFIQDK, encoded by the coding sequence ATGGCAAAAAAGAAAACACAGATCCCGAAGTATGGGACCATTACATTGAAAGGAATCCAGTATTACAGAACCAGGATTACGGATGCAGATGGCAAAGAATTGAGTTTGTATGCTGCTACTTGTGAAGAATTGTATGAGAAGCAGTTAGAGGCCCGGAAGCAGGTGGAAGAAATTATCTTTCACCGGCAGCACCCGACAGTAGCCGAGTATGGAGAGAAGTGGCTGCTGATGCAGTCGGCAAAGGTGTCTGCGTCTACACTCAGAGGTTATACGAGGGATATGACAAACTATATCATAAAACCTCTGGGAGAGATGTATATGGAAGAAGTGACCGCTGACGATATTCGGCTGGCGCTTGTTCCATTGTCAAAGAAATCGGAAGGCTTATACAATAAGGTCAATATGCTGCTCAAGTGCATTTTTTATACGGCAGAGAGAAACCAACTCCTTGAACACAACCCCTGTGCAGGAATATCCGGTAAAGGTGGAAAACCAACAAAAAAGAAGGAGGCATTGACAGATCAGCAGGTAGCCGTGCTTCTGGATACCGTCAAGGGACTGCCTCCATATTTGTTTATTATGCTCGGTTTGTATTCCGGTCTGCGCAGGGAAGAAATTCTTGCACTGCAATGGGATTGTGTATTTCTGGACGAGGATACACCTTATCTATCGGTGAGGCGGGCATGGCGTACAGAGCATAACAGACCCGTGATTTCTACGGTGCTAAAAACTCCGGCGGCAAAAAGGGATATTCCGATACCAAAGTGTTTGGTAGAGTGTCTGAGAGAAGCGAAAGAAAACTCCATATCAGATTATGTGATTGCAGATAGCAAAGGGGAACCGCTGGCTGCTTCGCAGTTTCAAAGAGTGTGGCAGTATGTAGTTGTCCGCTCTACTAAGCCCCGGAACTATTATAAGTATGTAAATGGGGAGAGTATCAAATATACGGTTACTCCAACGCTGGGCATGACCCAAAAGAATCAACCCAAAATCAAATATACGCTGGACTTCGATGTGACGCCCCATCAGCTGCGGCACACTTACATCACCAATCTTCTTTACGCGGGTGTCGATCCAAAGACAGTACAATACCTTGCCGGACATGAAAACAGCAAAACAACTATGGACATCTACGCAAAGGTAAAGTACAATAAACCTGAAGAACTTTTTGATGTAGTGAATCAGGCGTTTATACAGGATAAATAA
- a CDS encoding PDDEXK nuclease domain-containing protein gives MDMDKLVEVDAQYREWISEVSKRFHQSQIKAAVKVNDEMLRFYWQLGKELHDRKDKFSYGQSFYKTISRDLRRELPDVKSFSETNLRYMQKFAELYSEVSNLPQLGEDFRSEEIEPLFAIPWGHHKIIIDKCNGNPKKALFFVNQVIQNNWSRAVLLNFLDTDLYERQGKAITNFNLTLPAMQSDLAQEITKDPYKFDFITLTQSYNEKELKDALMDNIQKFLLELGNGFAFVGREYRIEIGSTENFIDMLFYHIHLHCYVVVEVKVTEFESSYAGQLGTYVVAVNHQLKTEKDEPTLGLLVCKSKDDIKAQYALEASSQPLGVSAYELSKLIPENFKGSLPSIDEIESELRKDTEG, from the coding sequence ATGGATATGGATAAATTAGTAGAAGTGGATGCTCAATATAGAGAGTGGATTTCCGAAGTGAGTAAACGCTTTCATCAAAGCCAGATTAAGGCTGCGGTGAAAGTGAATGATGAGATGCTTAGATTTTACTGGCAGTTAGGAAAAGAACTTCATGATAGAAAAGATAAGTTCTCTTATGGACAGAGTTTTTACAAAACAATCAGTCGTGATCTGCGTAGAGAACTGCCGGATGTAAAGTCATTTTCGGAGACAAACTTACGATATATGCAGAAATTTGCAGAACTATATAGCGAAGTTTCAAATCTTCCCCAACTTGGGGAAGATTTCAGAAGCGAAGAAATTGAGCCGCTTTTTGCAATTCCGTGGGGACATCATAAGATTATTATTGATAAGTGCAATGGAAATCCGAAAAAAGCATTGTTCTTTGTAAATCAAGTGATTCAAAATAATTGGTCGCGCGCAGTATTGCTGAATTTTTTAGATACCGATCTTTATGAGCGGCAGGGAAAGGCAATCACAAATTTTAATTTGACACTTCCGGCCATGCAGAGCGATTTGGCACAGGAGATCACAAAAGATCCATATAAGTTTGATTTCATTACCTTGACCCAAAGCTATAACGAAAAGGAACTGAAGGATGCACTGATGGATAATATTCAGAAGTTTCTTTTGGAACTGGGTAATGGATTTGCTTTTGTGGGACGGGAATATCGAATTGAAATTGGCTCGACAGAGAACTTCATTGATATGTTGTTTTACCATATTCACCTACATTGCTATGTAGTAGTTGAGGTAAAGGTCACGGAATTTGAATCATCTTATGCTGGCCAGCTGGGAACCTATGTAGTGGCGGTTAATCATCAGTTAAAAACAGAGAAAGATGAACCGACACTTGGCTTGTTAGTGTGTAAATCCAAGGATGATATAAAAGCACAGTACGCACTGGAAGCAAGCAGTCAGCCTCTGGGTGTGTCAGCATATGAATTGTCAAAACTGATACCGGAGAATTTTAAAGGTTCGCTGCCTTCGATTGATGAGATAGAAAGTGAACTGCGGAAAGATACGGAAGGCTGA
- a CDS encoding LysR family transcriptional regulator — MLDFRMETFLTVCNDMNFTHAAEHLNLTQPAVSQHIKHLEKTYGTELFIRDKKKLRLTPAGEILRSALETMRNDENTLKKRMQESIEEKKVLTFGVTMTIGEYAIVPALSRFIKTHPDMDFHIRYGNTQTLLTYLHEGTIDFAIVEGYFSGDHYETRVYKTEEYIAVSSAHHTFSKPVHNLRDLTSERLLIREHGSGTRAILTKTLALKNMSVKDFRHLVEIENIHTIVTLLKEDCGISFLYKSAVEQELNEGMLVQIPLSDFMIMHDFTFLWNKNSIFSQEYDAVFKELRGAVAK; from the coding sequence ATGTTGGATTTTCGCATGGAAACATTTCTGACTGTATGCAACGATATGAACTTTACACATGCTGCCGAGCACCTGAATCTGACACAGCCCGCAGTTTCCCAGCATATTAAACATCTGGAAAAGACCTACGGTACCGAACTTTTTATAAGAGATAAGAAAAAGCTCAGACTAACTCCTGCCGGAGAAATCTTACGTTCTGCTCTGGAGACCATGAGAAATGATGAAAATACGTTAAAAAAACGGATGCAGGAAAGTATAGAAGAAAAAAAAGTTCTGACCTTTGGCGTAACAATGACCATTGGCGAATATGCGATCGTACCTGCTCTTTCCCGTTTTATCAAAACACATCCGGATATGGATTTTCACATCCGATATGGCAACACGCAGACCCTTCTCACCTATCTTCACGAAGGAACGATCGATTTTGCAATTGTGGAAGGATATTTTAGCGGTGATCATTACGAGACACGTGTCTACAAAACAGAAGAATACATTGCTGTTTCCTCCGCCCATCACACATTTTCAAAACCAGTACACAATCTCCGAGACCTGACATCTGAACGTCTCCTGATTCGAGAACACGGCTCTGGTACCCGGGCAATCCTGACCAAAACACTGGCATTGAAAAATATGTCTGTCAAAGACTTCCGACATCTTGTGGAAATCGAAAACATCCACACGATCGTCACTCTGTTAAAAGAAGATTGTGGAATTTCTTTTCTCTATAAATCTGCAGTGGAACAAGAATTAAATGAAGGAATGTTAGTACAGATCCCACTATCTGATTTCATGATTATGCACGACTTCACCTTTCTGTGGAATAAAAACAGTATCTTTTCGCAGGAATATGATGCTGTTTTTAAAGAATTGAGAGGGGCTGTTGCAAAATAG
- a CDS encoding NAD(P)/FAD-dependent oxidoreductase — MYDVIIIGAGPAGISAGIYAVSRGQKALILEKNQVGGLIRRVSAVTHYAAIVEGETGESFAKRLRKQAENAGVEILKTEVKKVELTGVEKRIYTEKECYCAKKVILANGTSPRKLGIPGEIELAGRGIGMNAAKDAMKYRGKHVYVIGGADGAVKEALYLAGVAEKVTIIHFEETLGCIAQFQEKVAHTPNIELRLHARLHAVYGVEKVESLEILDEKTGAIETIEDPGCGIFVYVGTVPNTELYNEIRLDNGFLTTDENMQTEIPGVYAVGDIRVKQVRQVSTAVADGTIAAIHAAR, encoded by the coding sequence ATGTATGATGTTATAATCATAGGAGCAGGACCGGCAGGAATCAGTGCAGGAATTTATGCAGTGAGCAGAGGACAAAAAGCACTAATTTTAGAAAAAAATCAGGTCGGAGGACTGATTCGAAGAGTGTCCGCTGTCACACATTATGCGGCAATTGTAGAGGGGGAAACCGGGGAAAGCTTTGCAAAGCGCCTGAGGAAACAGGCGGAAAATGCAGGGGTAGAAATCCTGAAGACCGAGGTGAAAAAAGTAGAATTGACCGGGGTGGAAAAAAGGATTTATACAGAGAAAGAATGTTATTGTGCGAAGAAGGTAATTTTAGCGAATGGTACATCACCAAGAAAACTGGGGATTCCGGGAGAAATAGAACTGGCAGGACGAGGAATCGGAATGAATGCAGCAAAAGATGCAATGAAGTATCGTGGAAAACATGTATATGTGATCGGAGGTGCAGATGGAGCGGTAAAAGAAGCACTGTATCTGGCGGGGGTTGCAGAAAAAGTAACAATCATCCATTTTGAAGAAACGTTGGGATGCATTGCACAATTTCAGGAAAAAGTAGCACATACCCCAAACATTGAATTACGGCTTCACGCCAGACTTCATGCTGTGTACGGAGTGGAAAAAGTAGAGTCATTGGAAATCTTGGATGAGAAAACAGGAGCAATTGAGACAATTGAAGATCCGGGATGTGGAATTTTTGTGTATGTAGGTACGGTTCCGAATACAGAATTATATAATGAGATCAGGTTGGACAATGGGTTTCTTACGACAGATGAAAATATGCAGACGGAAATACCCGGTGTATATGCAGTTGGTGACATTCGTGTAAAACAGGTACGACAAGTATCTACAGCAGTAGCAGATGGAACGATTGCAGCAATTCATGCAGCACGATAG